One region of Carya illinoinensis cultivar Pawnee chromosome 8, C.illinoinensisPawnee_v1, whole genome shotgun sequence genomic DNA includes:
- the LOC122318272 gene encoding indole-3-pyruvate monooxygenase YUCCA6-like, translating to MEDYLREREGKQLHDPIYIEKTKNSSSSRCEYVDGPVIVGAGPSGLAAAACLKEKGVPYVVLERSNCIASLWQLKTYDRLRLHLPKQFCELPFLGFPSNFPTYPTKQQFIKYLEDYAKKFDIRPRFNETVAHAEYDSTLGFWRVKSAGLKGETEYVCRCLVVATGENAEPVVPQIEGMEEFGGPIRHTSLYKSGDEYRLKRVLVVGCGNSGMEVCLDLCNHKAKPSIVVRDTVHVLPREMLGKSTFGLSMWLLKWLPMRLVDRFLLIVSWLMLGDTARFGLDRPRLGPLELKNLSGKTPVLDVGTLAKIKSGDIKVFPSIKRLKRHTVEFVNGKIQNFDAIILATGYRSNVPSWLKEGLMFSKKDGFPRKAFPNGWKGECGLYAVGFTKRGLLGASMDAKKIAEDIERCWKVESKQKLAFVSSLLPRSLS from the exons ATGGAGGActacttgagagagagagaaggaaaacaaCTCCATGATCCTATTTACATTgagaaaactaaaaattcaTCGTCATCACGATGCGAGTACGTTGACGGGCCGGTGATAGTCGGCGCAGGGCCTTCAGGACTTGCTGCGGCCGCTTGCCTCAAAGAAAAGGGTGTCCCATATGTGGTTCTGGAGAGATCCAATTGCATAGCTTCTTTGTGGCAGCTCAAGACATACGATCGCCTTCGACTTCATCTACCAAAGCAATTTTGCGAGCTTCCCTTCTTGGGTTTCCCTAGTAATTTCCCTACTTACCCTACTAAGCAACAATTCATAAAGTACTTGGAGGATTACGCCAAGAAGTTTGATATTAGACCGCGGTTCAATGAGACGGTGGCACATGCGGAGTATGATTCTACGCTTGGTTTTTGGCGCGTGAAGAGTGCGGGACTAAAGGGGGAGACAGAGTATGTGTGCCGGTGTTTGGTCGTAGCGACCGGAGAGAATGCAGAGCCGGTGGTGCCGCAGATAGAAGGAATGGAGGAATTTGGAGGGCCCATCAGGCATACAAGTTTATATAAGAGCGGGGATGAGTATAGACTGAAGAGGGTTTTGGTGGTTGGATGTGGGAATTCAGGCATGGAGGTGTGCTTGGATCTATGCAACCATAAGGCTAAACCTTCTATTGTGGTCAGAGACACA GTGCACGTCCTACCACGAGAGATGCTGGGAAAATCAACTTTCGGGCTGTCCATGTGGTTGCTCAAGTGGCTGCCCATGCGCCTTGTGGATCGGTTCCTGCTGATTGTGTCATGGCTCATGCTCGGCGACACAGCTCGATTTGGATTGGACCGGCCGCGCTTGGGTCCCCTTGAACTCAAGAATTTGTCTGGAAAGACCCCAGTTTTAGATGTTGGAACGCTCGCCAAGATCAAAAGTGGAGACATTAAG GTATTTCCAAGCATTAAGAGGCTAAAACGTCATACTGTAGAATTTGTTAatggaaaaatacaaaacttcGACGCCATTATTTTAGCTACCGGTTACAGAAGCAATGTACCCTCTTGGCTCAAG GAGGGACTGATGTTTTCAAAGAAAGATGGGTTTCCTCGAAAGGCATTTCCAAATGGTTGGAAAGGCGAGTGTGGGCTGTACGCAGTGGGGTTTACGAAACGTGGACTTCTTGGTGCATCAatggatgccaaaaaaatagcTGAGGACATTGAACGGTGTTGGAAAGTGGAGTCAAAGCAGAAATTGGCCTTTGTTAGCTCACTTTTGCCAAGGTCATTATCTTGA
- the LOC122318254 gene encoding BURP domain protein RD22-like, whose amino-acid sequence MEINLLRILISFLTLAVVAASHAALTPKDYWNSVLPNTPMPSAVSDLLQPDHLMDEKPVGVTFSPGPPAGGIDVGIGQQRSSPFLYTYGSSEDQLHDDPNVALFFLEKDMHPGKRMNLHFMTQDSNTAATFLPRQVAKSLPFSSSRLPEILNKFSLKPESTEANIIKNTIEECEKPGIEGEEKYCATSLESMVDFSTSKLGKDVRASSTEVGKETQMQKYYTIVPGVKKMAGNKAVVCHKQNYAYAVFFCHTTRTTTAYLVPLVGNDGTKAKAVAICHTDTSAWNPKHLAFQVLKVKPGTVPVCHFLPKDHVVWTSK is encoded by the exons ATGGAGATCAATCTTCTTCGGATTTTGATCAGTTTTCTCACT CTTGCAGTAGTGGCGGCAAGCCATGCGGCTCTGACCCCGAAAGATTACTGGAACTCTGTGCTGCCAAACACACCAATGCCTAGTGCCGTCAGTGATCTTCTACAACCTG ATCACCTGATGGACGAGAAGCCAGTCGGGGTGACTTTCTCTCCAGGACCGCCAGCCGGGGGAATTGATGTTGGAATTGGTCAACAGAGATCATCGCCGTTCTTATATACATATGGTTCCTCTGAGGATCAACTCCATGATGACCCCAACGTAGCTCTTTTCTTCCTGGAAAAGGACATGCATCCTGGCAAAAGAATGAACTTGCACTTCATGACTCAAGACTCAAACACAGCTGCGACTTTTTTGCCTCGCCAAGTTGCCAAATCATTACCCTTTTCATCCAGCAGGCTGCCGGAAATTTTGAACAAGTTTTCACTCAAGCCCGAATCGACGGAAGCTAACATAATAAAGAACACAATTGAAGAATGTGAAAAACCGGGCATCGAAGGGGAGGAAAAATACTGTGCAACATCATTAGAATCGATGGTGGACTTCAGCACTTCGAAGCTAGGGAAAGATGTTCGAGCAAGCTCTACGGAGGTGGGAAAAGAAACCCAGATGCAGAAATATTATACTATCGTGCCAGGAGTGAAGAAGATGGCGGGCAACAAAGCTGTTGTTTGCCACAAGCAGAACTATGCATATGCTGTCTTTTTCTGCCATACAACACGTACTACAACGGCTTATCTGGTGCCATTGGTGGGCAATGACGGGACCAAAGCTAAAGCTGTAGCCATTTGCCACACAGACACATCAGCATGGAACCCAAAACATTTGGCCTTCCAAGTGCTCAAAGTTAAGCCCGGAACTGTTCCTGTCTGCCATTTCCTGCCAAAGGATCACGTTGTCTGGACATCTAAATAG